A genomic segment from Lignipirellula cremea encodes:
- a CDS encoding helix-turn-helix transcriptional regulator yields the protein MDVKIVNDNRPKAAITVSRMCSLLSMSRSQFYWHVKKGTFHSPLRLTNGRPYFNASQVEDNLKAREVGIGVNGEYVLFYERDAEPKTPASKPVEKPHPKMDYGPLLDNLSALGLTGMTTTLVAAAVEACFPKGTAGEDENDVLRTVFRHLKRAGSG from the coding sequence ATGGATGTAAAAATCGTGAACGACAACCGACCGAAAGCCGCCATCACGGTGAGCAGAATGTGTTCGCTGCTTTCGATGTCACGCAGCCAGTTTTATTGGCACGTGAAGAAAGGAACGTTTCATTCTCCGCTGCGATTGACCAATGGACGGCCTTACTTCAACGCCAGTCAGGTCGAAGACAATCTCAAGGCAAGGGAAGTCGGCATCGGCGTGAACGGTGAATACGTGCTGTTCTACGAGCGGGATGCGGAGCCGAAGACGCCCGCATCAAAACCGGTTGAGAAGCCCCATCCAAAGATGGACTACGGGCCTCTGCTCGACAATCTTTCGGCCTTGGGGCTGACCGGAATGACGACGACGCTGGTCGCTGCCGCCGTGGAAGCATGCTTCCCAAAGGGCACTGCCGGCGAAGACGAAAATGACGTTCTCCGCACCGTTTTCCGGCATCTGAAGCGTGCGGGTTCTGGCTGA
- a CDS encoding Holliday junction DNA helicase RuvB C-terminal domain-containing protein, with the protein MTNSEPIITSLNHVVGQRRAVTLLRTALDAYWHDRSKHDGKEAFPHLLMCGPGGTGKTLLTELIGRELCTECHVELAQNIGNSGQMQGLLMMLEAEHILLIDEIHELSETVQVSLYRALEERKLFIGGNRKPVNLPPFTLIGATTDEYLLTQSMRDRFKILLRLTHYSDDEMASLISQRAKRLGWEIDADSIAKLASRSRGVPRLAVRLLDSAKRVASSKASDNIDPDHIEEMLAIEGFDALGFDPVEQRYLSLLKQHQGPVRLNVIATHLGLPKQTIEMFERDFIRLGLISKGDRGRSLTPKGIEHLGGLHA; encoded by the coding sequence ATGACGAATTCAGAACCCATCATTACCAGCCTGAACCACGTGGTCGGCCAACGTCGGGCCGTGACGCTGCTTCGCACGGCACTCGACGCCTACTGGCATGACCGTTCAAAGCACGACGGGAAGGAAGCGTTCCCGCATCTGCTGATGTGCGGCCCCGGTGGAACCGGCAAGACGCTGCTGACCGAACTGATCGGGAGAGAACTATGCACCGAGTGCCACGTGGAACTCGCTCAAAACATTGGCAACAGCGGCCAGATGCAAGGGCTGCTGATGATGCTTGAAGCCGAGCACATTCTGCTGATCGACGAGATTCATGAACTGAGCGAAACGGTTCAGGTGTCGCTTTATCGAGCACTGGAAGAGCGGAAACTCTTCATCGGCGGAAACCGCAAGCCGGTGAACTTGCCGCCGTTCACCCTCATTGGTGCGACGACCGACGAGTACCTCCTCACCCAAAGCATGAGGGATCGCTTCAAGATTCTGCTGCGATTGACGCACTACAGCGACGACGAAATGGCGTCCCTCATCAGCCAGCGAGCCAAGCGGCTGGGCTGGGAAATTGACGCCGATTCAATCGCCAAGTTGGCGTCCCGCAGTCGTGGCGTTCCCCGGCTCGCCGTGCGATTGCTCGATAGTGCAAAGCGTGTGGCGTCGTCCAAGGCGTCCGACAACATCGATCCGGACCATATTGAAGAGATGCTGGCCATTGAAGGCTTCGACGCCCTCGGCTTCGATCCGGTGGAGCAACGTTATTTGTCGCTGCTGAAGCAGCATCAGGGGCCAGTGCGGCTCAACGTCATCGCCACCCATCTCGGATTGCCCAAGCAGACCATCGAGATGTTTGAGCGGGATTTTATTCGGCTGGGATTGATCAGCAAAGGGGACCGGGGACGGTCATTGACGCCGAAGGGTATCGAGCATCTGGGCGGCTTGCACGCCTGA
- a CDS encoding ArdC family protein produces MAKSAKQIQEEITLKIIDSLKQGTIPWRKPWSTSPNCGAPANVVSSKKYRGINPLLLELHRQDHGFTNKWYATFNQWRDLGATVMRRPSHVKPGEWGCGIIYYAPIKKTKEDPATGEEVEVQFAMLKQYTVFSAEQVELPKRLRHLIDVEPETQNDEFVDFAPAEDAIAATEADIRFGGNRCFYCPATDHIQMVPKQRFEKEKEFYSTVLHELTHWSESRCTWKGNYAEGELRAEMAAAFMCSELAIPQSDDLSNTQAYLASWLKSLQDDSRFIFKASAAASKAADFVLSFSRQTEPASA; encoded by the coding sequence ATGGCAAAGTCCGCCAAACAGATTCAGGAAGAGATCACCCTCAAGATCATCGATTCGCTCAAGCAAGGCACGATCCCGTGGCGAAAGCCGTGGAGTACGTCGCCGAATTGCGGAGCACCGGCGAACGTCGTTAGCAGCAAAAAATATAGGGGCATCAATCCGCTGCTGCTCGAACTTCATCGCCAAGATCATGGCTTCACCAACAAATGGTACGCCACCTTCAACCAATGGCGTGACCTTGGGGCAACGGTCATGCGGCGACCGAGCCATGTGAAGCCGGGCGAATGGGGCTGCGGAATTATCTATTACGCTCCCATCAAAAAGACGAAGGAAGATCCGGCAACCGGCGAAGAAGTCGAAGTGCAGTTCGCCATGCTCAAGCAGTACACGGTTTTCTCGGCGGAACAAGTCGAGTTGCCTAAACGGCTTCGGCATTTGATCGATGTCGAACCGGAAACGCAGAACGATGAGTTCGTCGATTTCGCTCCTGCGGAAGACGCCATCGCAGCGACGGAAGCCGATATCCGGTTCGGCGGCAATCGGTGCTTTTATTGTCCCGCCACCGACCATATCCAGATGGTTCCGAAGCAACGGTTTGAGAAGGAGAAGGAATTCTATTCGACCGTGCTGCATGAATTGACGCACTGGTCGGAAAGCCGTTGCACTTGGAAGGGGAATTACGCCGAGGGCGAATTGCGTGCGGAAATGGCGGCGGCGTTCATGTGCTCGGAACTGGCGATCCCGCAAAGCGATGATCTGAGCAATACGCAAGCATATCTTGCTTCCTGGCTAAAAAGTCTTCAGGACGATTCACGCTTCATTTTCAAAGCGTCCGCCGCCGCCAGTAAAGCCGCCGATTTCGTGCTGAGTTTCAGCCGCCAAACCGAACCGGCTTCGGCGTAA
- a CDS encoding cbb3-type cytochrome c oxidase subunit I: protein MGPLVSEHEPKGQRLGVNILFLALLLVVVGSLTGEWLSVHNKLSDTVSFYFGHQGYEYVDLGRVWQIALFVGLLLWFFLMVRVLLPALRKPGEQKQLVILLAVASAAIALFYGAGLTWGQHTHLSMVEYWRWWVVHLWVEGFFEVFATTVIAFFFMRLGLVRPGVAAAAALLSATIFLSGGIIGTCHHLYFSGTPTVALAWGSVFSALEVVPLVLLGFDAMEDLRRSRLTPWVRQYKWPIYFFVSVAFWNMIGAGLFGFMINPPIALYYMQGLNTTPLHGHAALFGVYGMLGIGLMLVCLRALIPGREWKDGLLKFSFWSLNGGLMAMCILSLLPVGLMQTWASVEHGYWYARSSEFMQTPIMQTLRWMRVPGDTVFFLGAVALVVFVAGLKTGHSFRKETPTP, encoded by the coding sequence ATCGGCCCGCTGGTCAGCGAACACGAACCGAAAGGGCAACGCCTCGGCGTGAACATTCTCTTCCTGGCACTCTTGCTCGTGGTAGTCGGCTCGCTCACCGGGGAGTGGTTGAGCGTCCACAACAAGCTGTCGGATACAGTCTCATTTTACTTCGGCCACCAGGGATACGAGTATGTTGATTTAGGGCGAGTGTGGCAGATCGCTCTGTTCGTGGGCCTGCTGCTCTGGTTCTTCCTGATGGTCCGGGTGCTGCTCCCCGCCCTGCGGAAGCCGGGTGAGCAGAAGCAACTGGTGATACTGCTGGCCGTGGCAAGTGCCGCCATCGCCTTGTTCTACGGAGCGGGGCTGACCTGGGGCCAGCACACGCACCTGTCGATGGTGGAATACTGGAGGTGGTGGGTCGTCCACCTGTGGGTCGAGGGATTCTTCGAGGTCTTCGCCACCACGGTCATCGCTTTCTTCTTTATGCGGCTGGGTCTTGTGCGACCCGGCGTGGCGGCGGCAGCGGCCTTGCTGTCGGCCACGATCTTCCTGTCGGGCGGGATCATCGGCACTTGCCATCACCTGTACTTCTCCGGCACGCCCACGGTGGCCCTGGCTTGGGGGTCGGTGTTCAGCGCATTGGAAGTCGTTCCGCTCGTCCTGCTGGGATTTGATGCGATGGAAGACTTGCGGCGCTCTCGGCTCACCCCCTGGGTCCGGCAATACAAGTGGCCGATCTACTTCTTCGTCTCCGTTGCCTTCTGGAACATGATCGGTGCGGGACTGTTTGGATTCATGATTAACCCACCCATTGCCCTGTACTACATGCAGGGCCTCAACACGACGCCGCTTCACGGCCACGCCGCCCTTTTCGGCGTCTACGGGATGTTGGGGATCGGCCTGATGCTGGTCTGCCTGCGGGCCTTGATTCCGGGACGAGAATGGAAGGACGGCCTGCTGAAGTTCTCGTTCTGGTCCCTCAACGGTGGCCTGATGGCGATGTGTATTCTCAGCCTGCTGCCCGTAGGCTTAATGCAGACGTGGGCATCCGTCGAACACGGCTATTGGTATGCCCGCAGCAGTGAGTTCATGCAAACGCCGATCATGCAAACTCTTCGTTGGATGCGAGTGCCGGGCGACACGGTGTTCTTCCTCGGAGCCGTGGCGCTCGTCGTCTTCGTAGCTGGACTGAAAACGGGCCACTCATTCCGCAAGGAGACACCAACCCCATGA
- a CDS encoding 4Fe-4S dicluster domain-containing protein, with protein MPLFSTCIRQRFSAAGVVDSRLLKYNPDEIELRPLGKFPVIRDLIVDRRRLFRALEKVKAWIPVDGYYDQGPGPRQSPQEQQQAYPLSECMSCGCCLEACPQYNLVQVRCSESESDAEFKSRQDARFDRAFIGAHAMNQVALLNSHPTGRFSAGERLDAATAEGGIQQCGNAQNCTAVCPKNIPLTDSWGRIGRAATLHFIKKLFDG; from the coding sequence ATGCCCTTGTTCTCGACTTGCATACGCCAACGATTTTCCGCCGCAGGAGTAGTCGATTCCCGACTCCTGAAATACAACCCGGATGAAATCGAACTACGCCCACTGGGCAAGTTCCCCGTCATTCGTGATTTGATAGTGGATCGTCGGCGGCTTTTTCGAGCGTTGGAAAAAGTAAAGGCATGGATTCCGGTGGACGGCTACTACGACCAGGGGCCGGGACCACGGCAGTCCCCGCAGGAACAACAGCAAGCCTATCCGTTAAGCGAGTGCATGAGTTGCGGGTGCTGCCTGGAGGCGTGTCCGCAATACAACCTTGTACAAGTTCGGTGTTCCGAGAGTGAATCGGATGCGGAGTTCAAGTCCAGACAAGACGCCCGCTTTGACCGTGCCTTTATCGGGGCGCACGCTATGAATCAGGTGGCGCTGTTAAACTCGCACCCCACAGGTCGTTTTAGTGCGGGCGAACGACTGGATGCAGCGACCGCCGAAGGGGGCATCCAGCAGTGCGGCAACGCTCAAAACTGCACCGCCGTCTGTCCCAAAAACATCCCGCTGACCGACTCCTGGGGACGCATCGGGCGGGCTGCGACATTACACTTTATCAAAAAATTGTTCGACGGATGA
- a CDS encoding prenyltransferase/squalene oxidase repeat-containing protein, whose amino-acid sequence MPKYVILFLWMLAIQIGASATPAHTQELALADEDRFARLAEDNLKTNKAILEGLKWLSSQQRMDGSWTFTSGPDAGTLDAPIAATSMALLAFLQSGHSPTKGAYKENVLKGVDYLVRHVNVGRNGADMGEMGAEMYGHGLAAIALCEAYSRSSDPILRAPAQQVVDFIIYAQDPTGGGWRYQPRQPGDTSVFGWQMTALIAAKRGELIVPEQTFQNAGRFLDSVQSDDGSAFGYTTSGAGICTTSVGLLGRLYLGAKSESSAIERGIAKSLVHGPREDDVYFNYFTTRLMREAGGNSREAWNQALRKVLLETQEEDGSWSYKDNLFSQRAGRIGVTSMCINALAITNE is encoded by the coding sequence ATGCCCAAGTATGTGATTCTATTCCTTTGGATGCTAGCGATCCAGATTGGCGCCTCGGCTACACCGGCGCACACTCAAGAGCTAGCACTGGCAGACGAAGACCGCTTTGCAAGGTTGGCCGAAGACAATTTAAAAACAAACAAAGCCATACTTGAAGGACTAAAGTGGCTGTCTTCCCAACAGCGAATGGACGGAAGTTGGACGTTCACAAGCGGACCGGACGCTGGAACCCTCGACGCCCCGATAGCTGCTACTTCAATGGCACTTTTGGCGTTCTTACAATCGGGACATTCGCCAACAAAGGGCGCTTACAAGGAAAACGTTTTGAAGGGAGTGGACTATCTCGTCCGCCATGTCAATGTCGGTAGGAATGGTGCTGATATGGGTGAGATGGGCGCAGAAATGTATGGTCATGGCCTCGCAGCCATCGCATTGTGCGAAGCGTACTCACGGTCTTCCGATCCAATACTTCGTGCCCCAGCCCAACAGGTCGTGGATTTCATTATTTACGCCCAAGACCCCACTGGGGGGGGATGGCGTTACCAGCCACGACAGCCTGGAGACACATCGGTTTTTGGTTGGCAAATGACTGCGCTAATAGCCGCAAAAAGAGGGGAGCTAATAGTCCCCGAACAGACGTTCCAAAACGCAGGGCGTTTCTTGGATTCCGTGCAGTCTGATGATGGCAGCGCATTCGGCTACACGACATCGGGCGCTGGGATATGCACAACATCGGTTGGATTGCTTGGTCGCTTGTACCTGGGCGCCAAGTCGGAATCTTCTGCGATAGAACGTGGAATCGCCAAGTCGCTTGTGCATGGACCTCGAGAAGATGATGTCTATTTCAACTATTTCACCACTCGACTGATGCGTGAGGCGGGCGGAAACTCACGGGAAGCATGGAACCAGGCATTGCGTAAAGTCCTACTCGAAACGCAAGAAGAAGACGGCAGTTGGTCCTATAAAGACAACTTATTTTCGCAACGAGCAGGACGGATCGGCGTTACGTCGATGTGCATCAACGCTTTGGCAATCACCAACGAATAG
- a CDS encoding site-specific integrase has translation MFQARRNTRYSTRRVQQIASKYAEISGVKATPHTFRHQAITCLTRHSGLADAELQLITRHARRETLSIYPHVALDGDLEERYQEAMKKVDL, from the coding sequence CTGTTCCAGGCCAGACGCAACACCCGGTACTCGACTCGACGGGTCCAGCAGATTGCCAGCAAGTACGCCGAGATTTCAGGAGTAAAGGCCACGCCGCACACTTTTCGGCATCAGGCGATCACATGTTTGACTCGGCACAGCGGCTTGGCCGACGCAGAATTGCAGTTGATTACCCGCCACGCTCGGCGGGAAACACTGTCGATTTACCCGCACGTTGCTCTCGATGGCGACCTGGAGGAGCGGTATCAGGAAGCGATGAAGAAGGTGGACCTTTGA
- a CDS encoding helix-turn-helix transcriptional regulator has protein sequence MAFTPEISAYLLAICWTRRVEYRVLRLAWNSQRFFGWAAVWGMANSGRMPKPIKMGRMVRWSYEDLHAWVNAGGPPMSEWEWQR, from the coding sequence GTGGCCTTTACTCCTGAAATCTCGGCGTACTTGCTGGCAATCTGCTGGACCCGTCGAGTCGAGTACCGGGTGTTGCGTCTGGCCTGGAACAGCCAGCGGTTTTTCGGATGGGCGGCGGTGTGGGGGATGGCGAATAGCGGTAGAATGCCGAAGCCGATTAAAATGGGTCGGATGGTCCGCTGGAGCTACGAAGATCTTCACGCATGGGTGAACGCAGGCGGGCCGCCGATGAGCGAGTGGGAGTGGCAAAGGTAA